The following coding sequences lie in one Silene latifolia isolate original U9 population chromosome 5, ASM4854445v1, whole genome shotgun sequence genomic window:
- the LOC141657729 gene encoding protein METHYLENE BLUE SENSITIVITY 2-like: MTGKAKPKKHTAKELQAKADAALTNRGGGKAGLADRTGIEKGGHAKYECPHCKVTAPDVKTMQIHHDARHPKIPFDDTKISNLHASIPAVAETSSSGKPKPGIRGSLKK, encoded by the coding sequence ATGACAGGAAAAGCAAAGCCAAAGAAGCACACAGCGAAGGAGCTCCAAGCCAAAGCTGATGCCGCGTTAACCAATCGCGGCGGCGGAAAAGCCGGCCTCGCAGATCGAACAGGAATCGAAAAAGGTGGACATGCGAAATATGAGTGTCCTCATTGCAAAGTAACAGCACCAGATGTTAAAACGATGCAAATTCATCATGATGCTCGTCATCCTAAAATCCCTTTTGATGATACAAAGATTAGTAATCTTCATGCTTCAATTCCTGCTGTTGCTGAAACTAGTAGTTCTGGAAAACCTAAACCTGGGATTCGTGGAAGTTTGAAGAAATAG